The proteins below come from a single Megalops cyprinoides isolate fMegCyp1 chromosome 5, fMegCyp1.pri, whole genome shotgun sequence genomic window:
- the sgtb gene encoding small glutamine-rich tetratricopeptide repeat-containing protein beta, producing MAVEKRLAFSIVQFLRDQTHCGTLNSDEQESLEVAIQCLETTFKINSSDSHLAVPQPLTEIFLNSMFKNDNLSIPEISPSAEDTERAEQLKNEGNNHMKEENYSSAVECYTKAIDLDLRNAVYYCNRAAAYSKLGNYTEATSDCERAIGIDPTYSKAYGRMGLALTAMSKYPEAITYFKKALVLDPENDTYKSNLKIAEQKQKEASSPTATGLGFDMASLINNPAFISMAASVMQNQQVQQLMSGMMSNAVGGPAAGVGGLSDISSLIEAGQQFAQQIQQQNPELIEQLRNHIRSRSFSGSAEEHS from the exons ATGGCAGTGGAGAAGCGTCTGGCATTTTCCATTGTGCAGTTCCTCCGAGACCAAACACACTGCGGGACCCTAAATTCAGACGAACAAGAAAGCCTTGAAG TGGCGATTCAGTGCCTGGAGACGACTTTCAAGATCAACTCCAGCGACAGTCACCTGGCAGTGCCACAGCCCCTGACTGAGATCTTCCTCAACTCCATGTTTAAG AACGACAACCTGTCCATACCGGAGATCTCGCCATCTGCAGAGGACACTGAGAGGGCTGAGCAGCTGAAGAACGAAG GTAACAACCACATGAAGGAGGAGAACTACAGCTCTGCGGTGGAATGCTACACAAAAGCCATTGACCTGGACCTGAGAAATGCAGTGTACTACTGTAACAG GGCTGCTGCATACAGTAAACTGGGCAACTACACTGAGGCGACAAGTGACTGCGAGCGGGCCATCGGGATTGACCCCACCTACAGCAAGGCCTACGGGAGAATGGG GTTGGCCCTGACCGCCATGAGTAAGTACCCGGAGGCCATCACTTACTTCAAGAAGGCGCTGGTTCTGGACCCGGAGAACGACACGTACAAGTCAAACCTGAAGATCGcagagcagaagcagaaggagGCCTCCAGCCCT ACCGCCACAGGGCTCGGTTTCGACATGGCCAGCCTCATCAATAACCCCGCCTTTATCAGCATG GCGGCCAGCGTGATGCAGAATCAGCAGGTGCAGCAGCT CATGTCGGGTATGATGTCTAACGCGGTTGGTGGGCCAGCGGCCGGAGTGGGCGGGTTATCAGACATTTCCAGCCTCATTGAAGC TGGTCAGCAGTTTGCCCAGCAGATCCAGCAGCAGAACCCGGAGCTGATCGAGCAGCTGAGGAACCACATCCGGAGTCGCTCCTTCAGCGGCAGCGCAGAGGAGCACTCCTGA